In a genomic window of Candidatus Gorgyraea atricola:
- a CDS encoding aspartate 1-decarboxylase, with the protein MFRTILKSKIHGARVTEANVDYAGSITIDTGLLEAVDVIANEKVQIVNLNNGMRMETYVIPGEKGSGIIGMNGGVAMHAKIGDKLLIMSYIQIETKDAISYRPKIIFTDDKNKITGKK; encoded by the coding sequence ATGTTTCGTACAATATTAAAATCAAAGATACATGGCGCAAGGGTCACAGAGGCAAATGTTGACTATGCGGGCAGCATTACGATAGACACAGGGCTTTTAGAGGCCGTTGATGTTATAGCCAATGAAAAGGTACAGATCGTCAATCTAAACAACGGCATGAGAATGGAGACCTATGTCATACCAGGAGAAAAAGGTTCGGGTATAATCGGGATGAATGGCGGAGTTGCCATGCACGCCAAAATAGGAGACAAGCTTCTTATAATGTCATATATACAGATCGAGACAAAGGACGCGATTTCCTATAGACCAAAGATCATTTTCACCGATGATAAAAACAAAATAACAGGTAAAAAATGA
- a CDS encoding aspartate dehydrogenase, with product MKKIGIIGCGAIGTGIAEFIQQNLRKKAKIVALCDLDIKKARSLSKKIKPCPQVINIDRLIKKCDLIIEAASPKISGKIAQKAVLHKKEVLIMSTGGLLKFKDIKSVHIPSGAVCGIDGIRAAAIGKIKRVTLTTRKPPRGLRGAPYLEKRKIDIDKIKKETVIYDGTATDAVKHFPKNINVAATLSLSGIGPDRTKVRIVTSPKYKTNSHEVEVEGEFGRLFTKTENVPSKQNPKTSQLAIFSALAKLKEVIS from the coding sequence ATGAAAAAAATAGGAATAATCGGCTGTGGCGCAATAGGAACAGGCATTGCAGAGTTTATCCAGCAAAACCTTAGAAAAAAGGCAAAGATCGTGGCGCTTTGCGATCTAGACATCAAGAAAGCGCGATCCCTCTCCAAAAAGATAAAACCTTGTCCACAAGTCATCAATATCGATCGTCTAATAAAAAAATGTGATCTGATAATAGAAGCAGCCAGCCCCAAGATATCAGGAAAGATAGCGCAAAAGGCAGTCTTACACAAAAAAGAGGTCCTTATAATGAGTACAGGGGGGCTTTTGAAATTCAAAGACATAAAGTCAGTGCATATCCCCAGTGGCGCTGTTTGTGGCATAGATGGAATCCGGGCTGCAGCTATTGGAAAGATCAAAAGAGTAACATTGACCACTAGAAAACCTCCAAGAGGACTAAGAGGCGCGCCGTATTTGGAAAAAAGAAAGATAGATATAGATAAGATCAAGAAAGAGACTGTAATATATGATGGGACTGCAACAGATGCTGTAAAACATTTCCCAAAGAACATCAATGTGGCAGCGACGCTGAGCCTTTCAGGAATAGGGCCTGATCGCACAAAGGTACGAATAGTTACATCCCCAAAATATAAGACAAATTCGCACGAGGTCGAAGTCGAGGGTGAGTTTGGGAGACTTTTTACAAAGACCGAGAATGTGCCCTCTAAACAAAACCCAAAAACGAGTCAACTTGCCATATTTTCAGCGCTTGCGAAGTTAAAAGAGGTAATATCATGA
- the nadA gene encoding quinolinate synthase NadA: MMDEIKYKENLKKKIRKLKKEKHAVIIVHNYQRDEIQDIADISGDSLGLSQAAVRADAKVIVFCGVDFMAESASILNPDKIVLLPVKEAGCPMADMVTVERLREKKKEYPNAATVCYVNTSAEIKAESDICCTSSNAIQVVNSLKDHKEIIFIPDKNLGRYVQANVPDKKIILWEGFCPTHIRVSKEEVLRSKKEHPEAVVLAHPECNPDVLSVSDHICSTGGMFKFVEKSKDKSFIIVTETGMLYGLNKKNPDKNFYVPTERLVCPTMKLTTLGWVAHSLETMEHQIKITGEIREKSYKSLMRMLKVSGEKSGAAISGV; the protein is encoded by the coding sequence ATGATGGACGAGATCAAATACAAGGAAAATCTAAAGAAAAAGATACGTAAGCTTAAGAAAGAGAAGCATGCTGTAATAATCGTGCATAATTACCAGCGGGACGAGATCCAGGATATCGCAGACATAAGCGGTGATTCGCTTGGCTTGAGCCAGGCAGCAGTACGGGCAGATGCCAAGGTGATCGTATTTTGCGGCGTGGATTTTATGGCAGAAAGCGCATCAATACTGAATCCTGACAAGATCGTACTTTTGCCAGTAAAAGAGGCAGGCTGTCCAATGGCAGATATGGTCACTGTAGAGAGGCTCAGGGAAAAGAAAAAGGAATATCCTAACGCTGCTACTGTATGCTATGTAAATACCTCTGCGGAAATCAAGGCAGAGAGTGATATATGCTGTACATCCTCAAATGCCATTCAAGTCGTAAATTCCCTTAAAGATCATAAAGAGATCATATTTATCCCTGATAAGAATTTAGGCAGATATGTTCAGGCCAATGTGCCTGATAAAAAGATCATTCTGTGGGAGGGTTTTTGCCCTACTCATATACGCGTTTCAAAGGAAGAGGTCTTAAGGTCAAAGAAAGAGCATCCAGAGGCAGTGGTGCTGGCCCATCCAGAATGCAATCCAGATGTACTTTCTGTCAGCGACCATATCTGCTCGACAGGCGGTATGTTTAAATTTGTGGAAAAGTCCAAGGATAAATCTTTTATTATAGTTACAGAGACAGGTATGCTCTATGGACTAAATAAGAAAAACCCTGACAAGAATTTTTACGTGCCTACAGAGAGGCTCGTATGCCCGACAATGAAACTTACGACATTGGGATGGGTTGCGCATTCTCTCGAGACAATGGAACACCAGATCAAGATCACAGGAGAGATAAGAGAAAAGTCATACAAATCTTTGATGCGCATGCTTAAAGTCTCTGGCGAGAAATCAGGGGCAGCAATATCAGGTGTCTAG
- the panC gene encoding pantoate--beta-alanine ligase produces the protein MKIYRSIKPLINLKGKKGTIGLVPTMGFLHGGHLSLIRRARKDTDRVVVSIFVNPTQFGPKEDLKKYPRDLNRDLRLCRKEGVDIVFIPTARTIYANGFSTYVNVGNIAGTLCGASRPGHFKGVATVVAKLFNIVQPDIAYFGQKDAQQAIVIKKMVEDLNIPIKIKVMPIVREKDGLAMSSRNLYLSPQERREALSLYKSLKLAKTLYRKGERDSRNIIKMIQKEILKESNAKIDYVSIVDTKNLKPLDRISNKALVAVAAKIGKTRLIDNAILN, from the coding sequence ATGAAAATATACAGAAGCATCAAGCCATTGATTAATCTGAAAGGGAAAAAGGGAACCATTGGCCTTGTTCCTACCATGGGTTTTCTGCACGGGGGCCATTTGAGCCTGATAAGAAGGGCGAGAAAAGATACAGATCGTGTTGTCGTGAGTATTTTTGTAAATCCTACTCAATTCGGTCCAAAAGAGGACCTTAAGAAGTACCCAAGAGACTTGAATCGTGATCTAAGACTTTGCAGAAAAGAAGGCGTTGACATTGTATTTATCCCTACAGCCAGGACCATTTATGCAAATGGATTTTCAACATATGTAAATGTCGGAAATATTGCAGGAACTCTTTGTGGCGCCTCAAGACCAGGCCATTTTAAGGGCGTTGCAACAGTTGTGGCTAAACTTTTTAATATTGTACAGCCAGACATAGCATACTTTGGCCAAAAAGACGCGCAGCAGGCCATTGTGATAAAGAAAATGGTAGAAGATCTAAATATACCGATAAAGATAAAGGTCATGCCTATAGTGCGAGAGAAAGACGGCCTTGCAATGAGCTCGCGAAATCTCTATTTATCTCCCCAGGAACGCCGAGAAGCCCTCTCATTATATAAATCCTTAAAATTAGCAAAGACTCTTTACAGAAAAGGCGAAAGGGATTCGAGAAACATAATCAAAATGATACAGAAGGAAATCCTTAAAGAGTCTAATGCGAAGATAGACTATGTCTCTATAGTAGATACAAAGAATCTTAAACCATTGGATAGAATTTCTAATAAGGCCTTAGTTGCTGTTGCAGCTAAAATTGGCAAGACAAGACTGATCGACAATGCCATTTTAAATTAA